The Calditrichota bacterium genome includes a region encoding these proteins:
- the lepB gene encoding signal peptidase I, translating to MEGNGRKKSLIREYAEAVAVAVVAALILRILVIQAFRIPTGSMKDTLLIGDFLMVNKFIYGVRTPSTLPLVKAKIPHTRLPAIKQPKRGEVIVFKYPLDERLDYIKRCVGLAGDTIEVRNGDLYINGKPEGKKEFIGRRYDPEEGHYVLEYRITTERGQKYNIRHYEMRSRSFDNFGPVVVPPGHLFMMGDNRDNSADSRFWGPLPFDNVLGEAMIIYFSWDSRVPVYNLSKKIRWGRLGRIIR from the coding sequence ATGGAAGGTAACGGACGGAAGAAGAGCCTAATCAGGGAATACGCGGAAGCAGTGGCGGTTGCGGTCGTGGCAGCTCTCATATTGCGCATCCTCGTCATCCAGGCTTTTCGCATACCCACCGGATCGATGAAAGACACGTTGCTAATCGGCGACTTTCTCATGGTGAACAAGTTCATCTATGGCGTGCGCACGCCGAGCACTTTGCCTTTGGTGAAAGCAAAGATTCCCCACACCCGCCTGCCGGCAATAAAGCAACCCAAGCGCGGGGAAGTCATCGTCTTCAAGTACCCGCTGGACGAACGCCTCGACTACATCAAGCGCTGCGTCGGCCTGGCCGGCGACACGATTGAGGTGCGCAACGGCGACCTTTACATCAACGGCAAGCCCGAAGGGAAGAAGGAATTCATCGGCCGGCGCTATGACCCAGAAGAAGGCCACTACGTGCTGGAGTACCGCATCACTACGGAGAGAGGCCAGAAGTATAACATCCGCCACTACGAGATGCGCAGCCGGAGCTTTGACAATTTTGGCCCAGTTGTGGTGCCGCCTGGCCATCTGTTCATGATGGGGGACAACCGCGACAACAGCGCCGACAGCCGTTTCTGGGGGCCTTTGCCCTTCGATAACGTGCTCGGCGAGGCGATGATCATCTACTTCTCCTGGGATTCCCGCGTGCCCGTGTACAACCTCAGCAAGAAGATCAGGTGGGGCCGCCTTGGCAGGATCATCCGTTGA